One genomic segment of Paraburkholderia hospita includes these proteins:
- a CDS encoding response regulator, with the protein MIKVLLADDHTLVRDGLRHILQSASGFEVAGEAWDSGTTIALIRATEAHVLVLDLSMPGRNGVDLIKQIKDEKPALRILVLTMHAEQQYAVRAFKAGASGYMTKESASAELVGAVTKVASGGVYVSLAMAERFAQHLNEPVEALPHHRLSDREYDVFRRIVSGQSITEIAHELCVSVKTISTHKTRILEKMQMPNENGLVRYAIRHKLIDDGADI; encoded by the coding sequence ATGATCAAGGTATTGCTGGCCGACGACCACACACTCGTGCGCGACGGGTTGCGCCATATTCTGCAATCCGCGAGCGGCTTCGAGGTGGCGGGCGAGGCATGGGACAGCGGCACGACCATCGCGCTGATCCGCGCCACGGAAGCCCACGTGCTGGTGCTCGACCTGTCGATGCCCGGCCGTAACGGCGTCGATCTGATCAAGCAGATCAAGGATGAAAAACCCGCGCTGCGCATCCTCGTGCTGACCATGCACGCGGAGCAGCAATACGCGGTGCGCGCCTTCAAGGCCGGCGCATCCGGCTACATGACGAAGGAAAGCGCCAGCGCCGAGCTGGTCGGCGCCGTGACGAAAGTGGCGTCGGGCGGCGTCTATGTGAGTCTCGCGATGGCCGAGCGCTTCGCGCAGCATCTGAACGAACCCGTCGAAGCGCTGCCGCATCACCGGCTGTCCGACCGCGAGTACGACGTGTTCCGGCGCATCGTCTCCGGTCAGAGCATCACCGAAATCGCGCACGAACTGTGCGTGAGCGTCAAAACCATCAGCACGCACAAGACCCGCATCCTCGAAAAAATGCAGATGCCCAATGAAAACGGGCTGGTGCGCTATGCGATCCGCCACAAGCTGATCGACGACGGGGCCGACATCTAG
- a CDS encoding Acg family FMN-binding oxidoreductase has protein sequence MIQANPRSAWEIDETQFDPAAPLDAQLRFALQYAVLAPSNHNTQPWHFMIDGSTVQVCVDRLRALPVVDPFDRGLIISCGAALFNLRVALSHFGFAYAITLFPSDADPDVIALVQVSRHGQGDAAVASLFDAITRRVTTRTPFADDPVPADVQQKLIDACDAEGALAGCLHERADRQTIAYLVAEADHTQFADPRFRRELAVWTHPRRRDDGMPAYGTAVSGLLDFAVPLVSAVVRVFDAGAGTPATHRHLVDGSPLIVGIATSRNDREAWVAAGQALERMLLVAVSEGLTASYLNQPIEVTTLRVQISGLLHLDATPQLLLRVGRSPQAAHSPRRPLADVVS, from the coding sequence ATGATTCAAGCCAATCCGCGTTCGGCATGGGAAATCGACGAAACCCAGTTCGATCCTGCTGCGCCGCTCGACGCGCAACTGCGCTTTGCACTGCAATACGCGGTGCTCGCGCCGTCCAATCACAACACGCAGCCGTGGCACTTCATGATCGACGGCAGCACCGTGCAGGTGTGCGTGGACAGGCTGCGGGCGCTGCCCGTCGTCGATCCGTTCGATCGCGGGCTGATCATCAGTTGCGGCGCCGCGCTCTTCAATCTGCGCGTGGCGCTGAGCCATTTCGGGTTCGCCTACGCGATCACGCTGTTTCCTTCGGACGCGGACCCTGACGTCATCGCGCTGGTGCAGGTGTCGCGTCACGGTCAGGGCGACGCCGCTGTGGCGTCGCTCTTCGATGCGATCACACGGCGCGTCACGACGCGGACGCCCTTTGCCGACGACCCCGTTCCCGCCGACGTCCAACAGAAGCTGATCGACGCCTGCGACGCGGAAGGCGCGCTGGCGGGCTGCCTGCATGAGCGCGCCGATCGCCAGACGATCGCGTACCTCGTCGCCGAAGCCGACCATACCCAGTTCGCCGACCCGCGCTTTCGGCGCGAGCTTGCCGTCTGGACCCATCCGCGCCGCCGCGACGACGGCATGCCGGCGTACGGAACTGCCGTGAGCGGGCTGCTCGATTTCGCGGTGCCGCTCGTCTCCGCCGTGGTCCGCGTGTTCGACGCAGGCGCGGGGACGCCGGCCACGCACCGGCATCTGGTCGACGGTTCGCCGCTGATCGTCGGCATAGCAACCTCGCGCAACGACCGCGAGGCGTGGGTCGCCGCCGGCCAGGCGCTCGAACGCATGCTGCTGGTCGCCGTCTCCGAAGGATTGACGGCGTCCTACCTCAACCAGCCGATCGAGGTGACCACGCTGCGCGTGCAGATTAGCGGCCTGCTGCACCTCGACGCGACGCCGCAACTGCTGCTGCGCGTCGGACGCAGCCCGCAGGCTGCACACTCGCCGCGACGCCCTCTCGCCGACGTCGTCTCCTGA
- a CDS encoding PAS domain-containing sensor histidine kinase translates to MTASGNEPSRSEKAASASDVPLEDRYFLLIEAVQDYAIFMLDPAGNVSSWNPGAQRIKGYSHDEIIGRHFSAFYTDEDIAAGKPARELAIAAAEGRVEDEGWRVRRDGSRFWANVTISAVRDASGTLLGFAKVTRDMTDRMRLAELERASEVSAQVQITRENEQKRIARELHDDLGQQLTALKMSVALMEATLAAKAETAPLVPQTRAVQKEIDAMAMSLRRIASDLRPPLLDDLGLTAALEWLAEDFTKRYGVAATVHIEADEPQFNAQFNEFASTNLFRIVQEALTNVARHANASRVRIELACVGDRVSLDIEDNGVGATLTLPPVSTSFGLLGIRERVRQLQGTVSFASSPGTGFHISIRVPVAAVQ, encoded by the coding sequence ATGACCGCGTCGGGCAACGAGCCGTCCCGCAGCGAGAAAGCGGCGTCCGCATCGGATGTGCCGCTCGAGGACCGTTATTTCCTGTTGATCGAAGCGGTTCAGGACTACGCGATCTTCATGCTCGATCCGGCCGGCAATGTCTCCAGCTGGAATCCGGGCGCACAGCGCATCAAAGGCTATTCACACGACGAGATTATCGGCCGTCATTTTTCGGCGTTCTATACGGACGAGGACATCGCCGCCGGCAAGCCGGCACGCGAACTGGCAATCGCCGCCGCCGAAGGGCGCGTCGAGGACGAAGGCTGGCGCGTGCGGCGCGACGGCTCGCGGTTCTGGGCCAACGTCACCATTTCCGCGGTGCGCGACGCCAGCGGCACGCTGCTCGGCTTCGCCAAGGTCACGCGCGACATGACCGACCGCATGCGCCTTGCGGAACTCGAACGGGCGAGCGAGGTATCGGCGCAGGTGCAGATCACACGCGAGAACGAGCAAAAGCGCATCGCGCGCGAACTGCACGACGATCTCGGACAGCAATTGACCGCGCTGAAAATGAGTGTCGCGCTGATGGAAGCGACGCTTGCCGCGAAGGCCGAGACCGCGCCACTCGTGCCGCAAACGCGGGCGGTGCAAAAGGAGATCGACGCGATGGCGATGTCGCTGCGCCGGATCGCCTCCGATCTTCGCCCGCCGCTGCTCGACGATCTGGGCCTCACCGCCGCGCTCGAATGGCTCGCCGAAGACTTCACCAAGCGCTACGGTGTCGCCGCGACGGTTCACATCGAAGCCGATGAGCCGCAGTTCAACGCGCAGTTCAATGAGTTCGCGTCGACCAACCTGTTTCGCATCGTGCAGGAAGCGCTGACCAACGTCGCGCGTCACGCGAACGCGAGCCGCGTGCGCATCGAGCTGGCGTGCGTCGGCGATCGCGTCTCGCTCGACATCGAGGACAACGGCGTGGGCGCGACGCTCACTCTGCCGCCTGTCAGCACATCGTTCGGGCTGCTTGGCATTCGCGAGCGCGTCAGGCAGCTACAGGGCACGGTGTCATTCGCCAGTTCGCCGGGCACGGGTTTTCACATTTCGATTCGCGTGCCTGTTGCAGCCGTGCAGTAA
- a CDS encoding AraC family transcriptional regulator — MQQRAPAHAAATHQHAPSVIGWREKRFAPSKLVALLDVTSEAGIDANAVLAGTELDAGAVANPFTLTSSLQFLTAAGNAVRLCERPDLGVRVGCRLHASSYGMYGYALLCSEALAQTFDTAVKYHQLANGMLDIRWFEHDDAASWVFPNRDEVRMPDIGEPLYRFLIDLQFAVHVTVIKDVMGAWCVPARALFTQAQPPHAAMLSDVLECPLAFDQPQNLLSYPAAWLSRAPQLANPITAAQVSTQCARLVEQFRWQAGVTRRVYQELTRTPGKFPDIEQIAESLCMTSRTLRRKLEAEGASYSELLTGVRKALAVDYLSTTTLSIEDIAVTLGFSDAVSFRHAFKRWTGKTPNDVRRDRGAALP; from the coding sequence ATGCAGCAACGCGCGCCCGCGCATGCGGCGGCAACCCATCAGCACGCGCCATCCGTCATCGGATGGCGTGAAAAGCGCTTTGCGCCGTCCAAGCTCGTCGCGCTGCTCGACGTGACCTCGGAAGCCGGCATCGACGCGAATGCCGTGCTGGCAGGCACGGAACTCGACGCCGGGGCTGTCGCCAACCCTTTCACGCTGACTTCGTCGTTGCAATTTCTGACGGCCGCCGGCAATGCTGTTCGTCTGTGCGAGCGACCTGATCTCGGCGTGCGTGTCGGCTGCCGTTTGCATGCATCGAGCTATGGCATGTACGGCTATGCGTTGCTGTGCTCGGAAGCGCTCGCACAGACCTTCGATACCGCAGTCAAATACCATCAGCTCGCCAACGGCATGCTCGACATCCGCTGGTTCGAGCACGACGACGCGGCATCGTGGGTCTTCCCGAATCGCGACGAAGTACGTATGCCCGACATCGGCGAGCCACTGTATCGCTTCCTGATCGACCTGCAGTTTGCTGTGCACGTGACGGTCATCAAGGACGTGATGGGCGCATGGTGTGTGCCGGCGCGCGCGCTGTTCACGCAGGCGCAACCGCCGCATGCGGCGATGCTCTCGGACGTGCTGGAATGCCCGCTCGCCTTCGACCAGCCGCAGAACCTGTTGAGTTACCCCGCCGCGTGGCTATCACGCGCGCCGCAACTCGCCAATCCGATCACGGCTGCGCAAGTCTCGACGCAATGCGCGCGGCTGGTGGAGCAATTCCGCTGGCAGGCAGGCGTCACACGGCGCGTCTATCAGGAACTCACGCGCACGCCCGGCAAATTCCCGGACATCGAACAGATCGCGGAGAGTCTGTGCATGACGTCGCGCACGCTTCGCCGCAAGCTCGAAGCGGAAGGCGCGTCGTATAGCGAGCTATTGACGGGCGTGCGCAAGGCACTCGCCGTCGACTATCTGAGCACGACCACGCTCAGCATCGAAGACATCGCCGTGACGCTGGGTTTCAGCGACGCCGTGAGCTTTCGCCACGCGTTCAAGCGCTGGACGGGCAAGACGCCGAACGACGTCCGGCGCGATCGCGGCGCGGCGCTTCCATAA
- a CDS encoding response regulator, whose translation MDTALPALAAKVYLVDAAVEVRRRLACLLGAIAGVEIAGEAEDGDSALEGIRACDANIVVLDLRLADGNSLALIETLSRLHPAIVKIVLTNHIARAFRDACNAAGADFFFDKTSEFDAACRTIAGIARTQRASP comes from the coding sequence ATGGATACCGCCTTGCCAGCCCTCGCCGCGAAGGTCTATCTCGTCGACGCTGCCGTCGAAGTGAGGCGCCGTCTTGCGTGTCTGCTGGGCGCCATTGCGGGCGTGGAAATCGCCGGCGAGGCTGAAGACGGGGACTCCGCGCTGGAAGGCATCCGTGCCTGCGACGCGAATATCGTCGTGCTCGACCTGCGCCTTGCCGACGGCAACAGCCTCGCACTCATCGAGACGCTGTCCCGGCTGCACCCGGCCATCGTCAAGATCGTGCTGACGAACCACATCGCGCGCGCTTTCCGCGACGCATGCAACGCGGCGGGCGCCGATTTCTTCTTCGACAAGACGTCTGAATTCGATGCGGCCTGCCGAACCATCGCAGGCATTGCCCGGACGCAACGCGCGTCCCCGTAA
- a CDS encoding AMP-binding protein, translating into MKPSVESHASKRHWIASYGSIPAEIDADRYPSINAMLEGAMRQFAARPAFRAFGHTLTYADVDRLSSAFAAYLQKVAGVGKGDRVAVMLPNLLAFPIAFIAIARIGAVQVNVNPLYTARELEHQLNDAGVETIVVFDGSTRTLAEVVSRTKIRTVVTAGAGDGSGATLPGPPPDPTLRSAITLPQALAQGEQIAADPVDVNGSDLLFLQYTGGTTGLSKGAALSHRNLVANIEQFKAFMPDSLRPGVEVVVTAIPLYHIFALTVNFLTYFSVGAENWLVANPREVEPFIDVLKAARPTIFVGVNTLYAGLAAHPRLAEVDWSRLRLSAGGGAAVIDIVSERWKSVTGSFIREGYGLSETSPVVSFNPPFIDGFTGNTGLPVPSTDVKLLDDDNREAGIGEAGEICVKGPQVMRGYWQQPEANARAFTADGYFRTGDVGVFDDKGFLKIVDRKKDMVIVSGFNVYPNEVEAVATAFPGVAECACIGVPDEKTGEAVKLFVVTAPGADVTQQALIAHCRASMAAYKVPKAIHFVDALPKSTVGKILRRELRRVE; encoded by the coding sequence ATGAAACCGTCCGTGGAAAGCCACGCCAGCAAACGACACTGGATCGCATCGTACGGCTCGATCCCTGCGGAGATCGATGCCGACCGCTATCCGTCCATCAACGCAATGCTGGAAGGCGCAATGCGTCAGTTCGCGGCCAGGCCCGCGTTTCGCGCGTTCGGGCACACGCTGACTTATGCGGACGTCGACCGCTTGTCGTCGGCATTCGCCGCGTACTTGCAGAAGGTGGCGGGCGTCGGCAAGGGCGACCGCGTGGCCGTGATGCTGCCGAACCTGCTGGCGTTTCCCATCGCGTTCATCGCCATCGCGCGGATCGGCGCGGTGCAGGTCAACGTCAATCCGCTCTACACGGCGCGCGAACTGGAGCATCAACTCAACGACGCGGGTGTCGAAACGATCGTCGTGTTCGATGGATCGACGCGCACACTGGCCGAAGTCGTCAGCCGCACGAAGATCAGGACGGTGGTCACGGCAGGTGCCGGCGACGGCAGCGGCGCCACGCTTCCCGGTCCCCCCCCCGACCCGACGCTGCGTTCCGCGATCACGCTGCCGCAAGCGCTCGCCCAAGGCGAGCAGATTGCCGCCGATCCCGTCGATGTCAACGGCAGCGATCTGCTCTTTCTGCAATACACGGGCGGCACGACGGGGCTATCGAAGGGCGCCGCGCTGTCGCATCGCAATCTGGTTGCGAACATCGAGCAGTTCAAAGCATTCATGCCCGATTCGCTGCGCCCTGGCGTTGAGGTCGTCGTCACGGCGATTCCGCTTTATCACATCTTCGCGCTGACCGTGAACTTCCTCACGTACTTCTCCGTCGGCGCGGAGAACTGGCTCGTGGCGAACCCGCGCGAAGTCGAGCCGTTCATCGACGTGCTGAAGGCCGCCCGTCCGACCATCTTCGTCGGCGTCAACACGCTGTATGCGGGGCTGGCGGCGCATCCGCGTCTCGCGGAAGTGGACTGGTCGCGGCTCAGGCTGTCCGCGGGCGGCGGGGCGGCCGTGATCGATATCGTGTCCGAGCGCTGGAAGTCCGTGACGGGCAGCTTCATCCGCGAGGGCTATGGGCTGTCGGAGACGTCGCCTGTGGTGTCGTTCAATCCCCCGTTCATCGACGGCTTCACGGGCAACACGGGCCTGCCCGTGCCTTCCACCGACGTCAAGCTGCTCGACGACGACAACCGCGAAGCGGGCATCGGCGAGGCGGGCGAGATCTGCGTCAAGGGCCCGCAAGTGATGCGCGGCTACTGGCAGCAGCCCGAGGCCAACGCGCGCGCTTTCACCGCGGATGGCTACTTCCGTACCGGCGACGTCGGCGTATTCGACGACAAGGGCTTTCTGAAGATCGTCGATCGCAAGAAGGACATGGTGATCGTCTCCGGCTTCAACGTTTACCCGAACGAAGTGGAAGCGGTAGCCACAGCATTTCCCGGCGTCGCCGAATGCGCGTGTATCGGCGTGCCCGATGAAAAGACGGGCGAGGCAGTCAAGCTGTTCGTCGTCACCGCGCCGGGCGCCGACGTGACCCAGCAGGCGCTGATCGCGCATTGCCGCGCGAGCATGGCGGCGTACAAGGTGCCCAAGGCCATTCACTTCGTCGATGCATTGCCGAAGTCGACGGTCGGCAAGATACTTCGTCGCGAGTTGCGCCGCGTCGAATGA
- a CDS encoding DUF3564 domain-containing protein, producing the protein MRITLHLDTFECIEPSVYAILWLDRDARKWSREGHAVIDLPEWGTLALSNNATRILDAAGDRVCCELSGLDLLTLDGPFEGESGQALWYRDAGRAPIAGQWHVQWIDGTDAEPEHGVFADEV; encoded by the coding sequence ATGAGAATCACCCTTCACCTCGATACGTTCGAGTGCATCGAGCCGTCCGTCTATGCCATTCTCTGGCTCGACCGCGACGCCCGCAAATGGTCGCGCGAAGGACACGCCGTGATCGATCTGCCAGAATGGGGAACGCTGGCGCTTTCGAACAATGCCACGCGCATTCTGGACGCGGCGGGCGATCGCGTCTGCTGCGAGTTGTCGGGCCTCGATCTGCTCACGCTGGATGGGCCGTTCGAAGGCGAATCCGGGCAGGCGCTCTGGTATCGCGATGCAGGTCGCGCGCCTATTGCCGGGCAATGGCATGTGCAGTGGATCGACGGGACCGATGCGGAGCCGGAGCACGGCGTTTTCGCCGACGAAGTCTGA
- a CDS encoding SulP family inorganic anion transporter has product MSRATSGPEHADSRRPHPLLRRVPGIATLRTYRRTWLSHDLIAGIVLTTVLVPAGLGYAEAARLPAITGLYATIAAIVAYAAFGPSRVLVLGPDSALAALIASIVLPMAGARPEQVLALAGMLAILSGVFCIAVGVCRLGFLTDLLSKPIRQGYLNGVALTVIISQAPKLLGFDVKGSNLLQEAAGLVRGVVDGKLNEVTCVIGAACLLVILACKRWMPVVPGILVAVVGATLAVALLDLDARAGVAVVGDVPQGLPVPSFPSVSFDQIVALVPGAIAIGLISLADISVLSRVFAERSGERVDRDQELVALGAANIAAGLFQGFPVTSSASRTPVAESAGAKTQLTGIVAALCVAALLIFAPTLLRSLPVAALGAVVVAAGLGLFEVRDVVRTLRLRRSEFTQSMACFACVALIGPIQGIFIAVGLALMAFVWRAWRPYDAVLGRVDGRKGYHDISRHPAARTIPGLVLYRWDAPLFFANAEIFRDHVQRAIETAATPANWVVVAAEPITDVDVTASEILREFHASLRERRIELCFAEMKGPVKDMLRRYGLFDTMGEQHFFPTTGVAVDAYLEQHDVEWRDWEDDADAQQKGKP; this is encoded by the coding sequence ATGAGCCGAGCGACCAGCGGTCCCGAGCATGCCGACTCCCGCCGCCCTCATCCGTTGCTGCGCCGCGTGCCGGGCATCGCGACGCTGCGCACGTATCGGCGCACGTGGCTCTCGCACGATCTGATCGCGGGCATCGTGCTCACCACGGTGCTCGTGCCCGCCGGGCTCGGCTACGCGGAAGCAGCGCGCTTGCCGGCCATCACGGGGCTATACGCGACGATCGCGGCGATCGTCGCGTATGCGGCGTTCGGCCCGAGCCGCGTTCTCGTGCTCGGACCCGACTCGGCGCTGGCGGCGCTGATCGCTTCGATCGTGCTGCCGATGGCAGGAGCGCGCCCGGAGCAGGTGCTCGCGCTGGCGGGCATGCTGGCGATCCTGTCGGGCGTGTTCTGCATCGCGGTCGGCGTGTGCCGTCTCGGCTTTCTCACCGACCTGCTGTCGAAGCCGATCCGCCAGGGCTATCTGAACGGCGTCGCGCTGACGGTCATCATCAGCCAGGCGCCGAAGCTGCTCGGCTTCGACGTCAAGGGCAGCAACCTGTTGCAGGAAGCGGCCGGTCTGGTGCGCGGCGTAGTGGACGGCAAGCTGAACGAGGTGACGTGCGTGATCGGCGCCGCGTGCCTGCTGGTGATTCTCGCGTGCAAGCGCTGGATGCCCGTGGTGCCGGGGATACTCGTCGCCGTCGTCGGCGCGACGCTTGCCGTCGCGTTGCTCGACCTGGACGCGCGAGCGGGCGTGGCCGTGGTCGGCGACGTGCCGCAGGGTTTGCCCGTGCCGTCGTTCCCCTCCGTTTCATTCGATCAGATCGTGGCGCTGGTGCCCGGCGCGATCGCCATCGGGCTGATTTCGCTCGCGGATATCAGCGTGCTGTCACGCGTGTTTGCGGAACGCAGCGGCGAACGCGTCGACCGCGATCAGGAACTGGTCGCGCTCGGCGCGGCCAACATCGCCGCGGGACTGTTCCAGGGCTTCCCCGTGACGAGCAGTGCGTCGCGCACGCCCGTCGCCGAATCGGCGGGCGCGAAAACGCAGCTTACGGGGATCGTCGCCGCGCTGTGCGTAGCCGCCTTGCTGATCTTCGCGCCGACGCTGCTGCGCTCGCTGCCGGTCGCCGCGCTCGGCGCCGTGGTCGTCGCGGCGGGCCTGGGGCTGTTCGAAGTGAGGGACGTGGTCCGCACGTTGCGCCTGCGTCGCAGCGAGTTCACGCAATCGATGGCGTGCTTTGCTTGCGTCGCTTTGATCGGTCCGATCCAGGGCATCTTCATTGCCGTGGGACTGGCGCTGATGGCCTTCGTCTGGCGCGCGTGGCGGCCTTACGATGCCGTGCTCGGCCGCGTCGATGGACGCAAGGGCTACCACGATATTTCGCGGCATCCCGCAGCGCGGACCATTCCGGGGCTGGTGCTGTACCGCTGGGATGCGCCGCTCTTCTTCGCGAATGCCGAGATCTTTCGCGACCATGTGCAACGCGCGATCGAAACGGCGGCCACGCCCGCCAACTGGGTCGTCGTCGCAGCCGAGCCGATCACGGATGTCGATGTCACAGCCAGCGAAATTCTGCGCGAGTTTCATGCGAGTCTGCGCGAGCGGCGTATCGAACTGTGTTTTGCCGAGATGAAGGGGCCGGTGAAGGACATGCTGCGGCGCTACGGCCTGTTCGACACAATGGGCGAGCAGCATTTCTTCCCGACGACGGGTGTGGCCGTGGATGCGTATCTGGAGCAGCACGATGTCGAATGGCGCGACTGGGAAGACGACGCCGACGCGCAGCAAAAAGGCAAGCCGTGA
- a CDS encoding histone deacetylase family protein, with product MPPTLVYTHAACLNHQPGPHHPESPERLKTVLQTLRSPEFAALEWRDAPMGTLEQVQFIHSQDFIDEVADIAPKHGYMPLDGGDTVMSPGSWEAVMRCVGAACAGVDAVLNKDARNVFCATRPCGHHAEPGKAMGFCIFNQAAIAAAYAYDVHKLERVAVVDFDVHHGNGTQAAFYDRPELFYASSHQSPLYPGTGKSAETGVSHNILNVPLPPGCDSDLFRSRIEADMLPAVREFRPELIIISAGFDAHRLDPLAALRLDDDDFHWITRELVRIADETCEGRVVSILEGGYSMEGLSGGTRAHVRALMGT from the coding sequence ATGCCGCCCACCCTCGTCTACACGCACGCCGCCTGTCTGAATCATCAGCCCGGCCCGCATCATCCCGAATCGCCGGAACGGCTGAAGACCGTGTTGCAAACGCTGCGCTCGCCCGAGTTCGCCGCGCTCGAATGGCGCGACGCGCCGATGGGCACGCTCGAACAGGTGCAGTTCATTCACAGCCAGGACTTCATCGACGAAGTGGCGGACATCGCGCCCAAGCACGGCTATATGCCGCTCGACGGCGGCGATACCGTCATGTCGCCGGGTTCGTGGGAAGCCGTCATGCGCTGCGTCGGCGCGGCGTGCGCGGGGGTCGATGCCGTGCTCAACAAGGACGCGCGCAACGTGTTCTGCGCGACGCGTCCATGCGGGCACCATGCGGAGCCCGGCAAGGCAATGGGCTTTTGCATCTTCAATCAGGCGGCCATCGCGGCTGCGTATGCCTACGACGTGCACAAACTGGAGCGCGTGGCCGTCGTCGATTTCGACGTCCATCACGGCAACGGCACGCAGGCCGCGTTTTATGACCGGCCGGAACTCTTCTATGCATCGAGTCATCAATCGCCGCTCTATCCCGGCACGGGCAAGTCGGCCGAAACAGGCGTGAGCCACAACATCCTCAACGTGCCGCTGCCGCCGGGTTGCGATTCGGATCTGTTCCGTTCGCGCATCGAGGCCGATATGCTGCCCGCCGTGCGCGAGTTTCGTCCTGAACTGATCATTATTTCAGCGGGCTTCGACGCGCATCGGCTCGATCCGCTCGCCGCGTTGCGTCTCGACGATGACGACTTCCACTGGATCACGCGCGAACTGGTACGCATCGCCGACGAGACCTGCGAGGGGCGCGTGGTGTCGATACTCGAAGGCGGATACAGCATGGAGGGGCTGTCGGGCGGCACGCGCGCGCATGTGCGCGCGTTGATGGGGACTTGA
- the fnr gene encoding fumarate/nitrate reduction transcriptional regulator Fnr — MLAATVTATATALSSDRPTIRAAQVVPIHPVSRAEPPTRRAPRCSACAMRALCMPAELSADELARLDAIICSTRSVKRGDTLYRAGDAFQSIYAVRAGSFKTVVMHRDGREHVTGFQIAGEALGLDGVGASQHNCDAVALEDSVVCIIPFAQLEAMCRELKPMQHHIYQMMSSEIVRESSQMMLLGTMTAEQRVATFLLNLSRRFKARGFSGAEFHLRMTREEIGCYLGMKLETVSRMFSKFQRERLVDANGKTIRIIDHEGLARV, encoded by the coding sequence ATGCTTGCCGCAACTGTCACCGCAACTGCAACCGCCCTCAGCAGCGACCGTCCTACAATCCGCGCGGCGCAAGTCGTGCCGATTCATCCCGTCTCGCGGGCCGAGCCGCCGACGCGTCGCGCGCCCCGCTGCTCCGCGTGCGCGATGCGCGCGCTCTGCATGCCCGCCGAACTGAGCGCCGACGAACTGGCAAGACTCGACGCCATCATCTGCTCGACGCGTTCCGTCAAGCGTGGCGACACGCTCTATCGCGCGGGCGACGCGTTTCAGAGCATTTACGCGGTACGCGCGGGATCGTTCAAGACGGTCGTAATGCATCGCGACGGCCGCGAGCATGTAACGGGCTTCCAGATTGCCGGCGAGGCGCTGGGGCTCGACGGCGTCGGCGCAAGTCAGCACAACTGCGATGCCGTCGCGCTCGAAGACAGCGTCGTCTGCATCATTCCGTTTGCGCAACTCGAAGCGATGTGCCGCGAGCTGAAGCCGATGCAGCATCACATCTATCAGATGATGAGCAGCGAGATCGTCCGCGAGTCCAGCCAGATGATGCTGCTCGGCACGATGACAGCCGAGCAGCGCGTGGCGACCTTCCTGCTGAACCTGTCGCGGCGCTTCAAGGCGCGCGGCTTTTCCGGCGCGGAGTTTCATCTGCGCATGACGCGTGAGGAAATCGGCTGCTATCTCGGGATGAAACTCGAAACCGTGAGCCGCATGTTCTCGAAGTTCCAGCGCGAGCGGCTCGTGGATGCGAACGGCAAGACGATCCGCATCATCGATCACGAGGGACTCGCGCGGGTCTAG
- a CDS encoding universal stress protein produces the protein MSYKTLLVHIDDSRRSDTRIALSLELAQRWDAHLIGLYVVCQDLFRPIFRQDKTLSFGQLEAHADERREKAQNAFLAAAERAGRSAEWRAPPGPALDVAMLHARHADLLVLGQQDPNDPASFVAPHFVGDLVLGAGRPALVVPYAGDVRTLGENVLVAWDGSREAARAAADAMPLLQRARHVGVEIVRHRAQHDGDAPEGIDVAAWLDAHGVQASFSTTPHHIGVGTGATLLNRASDLHADLLVMGVYGHARARERVFGGVTRTMLESMAVPVLMSH, from the coding sequence ATGAGCTACAAGACCTTGCTCGTCCATATCGACGATAGCCGCCGCAGCGACACGCGCATCGCGCTGTCGCTCGAACTCGCGCAGCGCTGGGATGCGCATCTGATCGGCCTGTATGTGGTCTGCCAGGACCTCTTCAGGCCCATCTTCCGGCAGGACAAGACGCTGTCGTTCGGGCAGCTCGAAGCGCACGCAGACGAGCGCCGCGAGAAAGCGCAGAACGCCTTTCTCGCCGCCGCCGAACGCGCCGGCCGCAGCGCCGAATGGCGCGCGCCGCCCGGACCCGCGCTCGACGTCGCGATGCTGCATGCGCGGCACGCGGATCTGCTGGTGCTCGGCCAGCAAGACCCGAACGATCCCGCTTCGTTCGTCGCGCCGCACTTCGTCGGGGATCTGGTGCTGGGAGCGGGCCGCCCCGCGCTCGTCGTTCCGTATGCGGGCGACGTGCGGACGCTCGGCGAAAACGTGCTGGTCGCGTGGGACGGCAGCCGCGAAGCAGCGCGCGCCGCCGCCGACGCGATGCCCTTGCTGCAACGCGCGCGCCATGTCGGTGTCGAGATCGTGCGGCATCGCGCGCAGCATGACGGGGACGCGCCCGAAGGCATCGACGTCGCCGCGTGGCTCGACGCACATGGCGTGCAAGCGTCGTTTTCGACGACGCCGCATCATATCGGCGTCGGCACGGGCGCGACGCTGCTCAACCGCGCATCCGATTTGCACGCGGACCTGCTGGTGATGGGCGTGTATGGACACGCACGCGCGCGCGAACGCGTATTCGGCGGCGTCACGCGGACGATGCTGGAATCGATGGCGGTGCCCGTGCTGATGTCGCATTGA